From a region of the Catalinimonas alkaloidigena genome:
- a CDS encoding gliding motility-associated C-terminal domain-containing protein, which yields MKKLLFLFWWLPLVTSATHIVGGEILMKHLEGDRYELSLNLYFDENKGSLGAIDPYNEVGVFRLRDHQFVRSINLQQINWVPVLYTNEACRNDELSTRHYLYRTEIELDPAVYNDPMGYYFSWERCCRNEGIVNIYTPEAVGQAFYLEFSVVDDAQRPLYNTSPQLFPPVSDYACLGSEFYFDFSGRDPDGDSLVYSLAVPKKGSTETGAPRHSAPISGPYAEVDWKPGFSREVQIMGTPPLSVDSLTGLLRVTASRLGLHVFAVKCEEFRAGRKIGEVHREFQMLVLDCLPNQPPAGTVIDPETGVAYQTGDTIHLTDVQRCVQVIAADPDTNTRLSVRAVGVNFQVPRQVARSESREVNTPQHPLDSTELSLCFDACLPDLGEEPMIVDVIVQDDGCSVPKTDTVRIILTAEPLPNAPPQLGALTARAGDTIPVAFDQPFRLAVFATDPEGRVDNIDVTFANEQHGQFYFNQRLASDTVFGDFYWYANCNLFQGEAGGIFPLRFVVKENDCFRPQADTLQFWVQVGYDSVGPPALVLPDTVFVHEGDSVDIPFAALAADSVPLDLFVEGIGLNIRQEGMQIASDSGYLYYDYWGERYTFYGTYGQASGTLSWQPECEAVQPGVYKIAFSAAAHYCVGLQSGGDTLNIVVLPRTNAAPRLQLVTDTLHVWPGGQWQVAVRGVDPDRNNPTLSMEGQGFQPAAQNMVLTTSYSDSVASGRLTFQPSCAMAGTTYHLTFRVEDHPCGPSAQDSADLWIHVRDDDSTARLTSSLSAAPYLEVLAGKDTTFTLFGDDLDSTYLMLEAKGLGFSLEEMGMQFEAQAGQFHLSAPFRWQADCSQLPASPLQVLFLLTEQTCPEPRYDSLIVTLAVIDSADRDFETYNVFSPNGDGRNEVFHLPDLPPDNCYNAFVGIRIYNRWGKEVFTSERRDFVWTGEGAPAGTYFYVVEYLRNQRKGWVQVIR from the coding sequence ATGAAAAAACTACTTTTTTTGTTCTGGTGGCTGCCGCTGGTAACCTCCGCAACGCACATTGTGGGGGGCGAAATCCTGATGAAACACCTGGAGGGAGACCGGTACGAGCTGTCCCTCAATCTGTATTTCGATGAGAATAAAGGGAGCTTAGGCGCCATTGACCCGTACAACGAAGTCGGGGTTTTTCGGCTGCGCGACCATCAGTTTGTGCGGTCGATCAATTTGCAGCAAATCAACTGGGTGCCCGTTCTGTATACCAACGAAGCCTGCCGCAACGACGAACTGTCGACACGCCATTACCTCTACCGGACGGAAATTGAACTCGATCCGGCCGTTTACAACGATCCGATGGGATATTATTTCTCCTGGGAGCGTTGTTGCCGAAACGAAGGCATCGTAAACATCTACACCCCCGAGGCCGTCGGACAGGCGTTTTACCTGGAATTTTCGGTGGTAGACGACGCGCAGCGACCGCTGTACAACACCTCTCCGCAACTTTTTCCGCCGGTCAGCGATTACGCATGCCTGGGCAGCGAGTTTTACTTCGATTTTTCGGGGCGCGATCCCGACGGCGATTCGCTGGTGTATTCGCTGGCGGTGCCGAAAAAAGGCAGTACCGAAACCGGTGCCCCCCGCCACAGCGCGCCGATCAGCGGACCTTATGCCGAAGTGGACTGGAAGCCCGGTTTCAGCCGGGAGGTGCAAATTATGGGAACCCCGCCACTCAGCGTCGATTCGCTTACGGGACTGTTGCGGGTCACGGCCAGTCGGCTGGGGTTGCACGTCTTTGCGGTGAAGTGCGAAGAATTTCGAGCGGGCCGGAAAATCGGGGAGGTGCACCGCGAGTTTCAGATGCTGGTGCTCGATTGCCTCCCGAACCAACCGCCGGCCGGTACGGTGATCGATCCGGAAACGGGCGTAGCCTATCAGACCGGCGACACCATTCACCTCACCGACGTGCAGCGCTGTGTGCAGGTGATCGCCGCCGATCCTGATACCAACACCCGCCTGTCCGTGCGGGCCGTCGGGGTCAACTTTCAGGTGCCGCGGCAGGTAGCCAGAAGCGAATCACGCGAGGTCAACACGCCGCAACATCCGTTGGATTCGACCGAGCTTTCGTTGTGCTTCGATGCCTGTTTGCCCGATTTGGGAGAGGAACCCATGATCGTGGATGTGATCGTGCAGGACGATGGCTGTAGCGTTCCGAAGACCGATACAGTACGGATCATTCTGACGGCCGAGCCGCTGCCCAATGCCCCACCGCAGCTGGGCGCGTTAACCGCACGGGCCGGAGACACCATTCCGGTGGCCTTCGATCAGCCGTTCAGACTGGCGGTGTTTGCAACCGATCCGGAGGGGCGAGTCGACAACATCGATGTTACGTTTGCTAACGAGCAGCACGGGCAATTCTACTTTAATCAGCGCCTCGCGTCCGACACGGTCTTCGGCGATTTCTATTGGTACGCCAACTGCAATCTGTTTCAAGGCGAAGCCGGAGGAATCTTCCCGTTGCGGTTCGTGGTCAAAGAGAACGATTGTTTCCGGCCCCAGGCCGATACGCTCCAGTTTTGGGTGCAGGTGGGATACGATTCGGTGGGGCCACCCGCGCTGGTGCTGCCCGATACCGTTTTTGTGCACGAGGGCGACTCGGTCGACATCCCGTTTGCCGCCCTCGCGGCCGATTCTGTGCCTCTCGATTTGTTTGTAGAAGGCATTGGGCTGAACATACGACAGGAGGGAATGCAGATCGCCAGCGACTCGGGCTATCTGTACTACGATTACTGGGGCGAGCGGTATACGTTTTACGGCACCTACGGTCAGGCGAGCGGCACCCTGAGCTGGCAACCTGAGTGCGAGGCGGTTCAGCCCGGGGTGTATAAGATCGCCTTTTCTGCCGCCGCCCATTATTGCGTCGGTCTCCAAAGCGGGGGCGATACCCTGAACATCGTCGTGCTGCCGCGCACCAATGCCGCGCCGCGCTTGCAGCTCGTCACCGACACGCTGCACGTATGGCCCGGAGGGCAATGGCAGGTAGCCGTCCGAGGGGTCGATCCCGATCGCAACAACCCGACGTTGAGCATGGAAGGACAGGGGTTTCAACCGGCGGCGCAAAACATGGTGTTGACGACGAGCTACAGCGATTCCGTTGCTTCGGGTCGGTTGACGTTTCAGCCCAGTTGTGCCATGGCGGGGACGACCTACCATCTGACGTTCCGGGTGGAAGATCATCCGTGCGGTCCCTCGGCCCAGGACAGTGCCGACCTTTGGATACACGTACGCGACGACGACTCTACCGCACGGCTTACGTCCTCGCTGTCTGCCGCCCCCTACCTGGAAGTGTTGGCGGGCAAGGACACGACGTTCACTCTTTTCGGGGATGATCTGGACTCTACCTACCTGATGCTGGAAGCCAAAGGCCTGGGTTTTTCGCTCGAAGAGATGGGCATGCAGTTCGAGGCACAGGCAGGACAGTTTCACCTTAGTGCACCGTTCCGTTGGCAAGCCGATTGCAGCCAACTGCCCGCCTCGCCGCTGCAGGTGCTGTTTTTGTTGACGGAACAAACCTGCCCGGAACCACGCTACGATTCCCTGATCGTAACACTGGCCGTGATCGATTCGGCCGATCGCGATTTTGAGACCTACAACGTGTTCAGTCCCAACGGCGACGGACGCAACGAGGTCTTTCATCTGCCCGACCTGCCTCCCGACAATTGCTACAACGCGTTTGTGGGCATCCGCATCTACAACCGTTGGGGCAAAGAGGTGTTTACTTCCGAGCGGCGCGATTTTGTCTGGACCGGCGAAGGCGCCCCCGCGGGCACCTATTTTTACGTGGTGGAGTACCTGCGCAACCAACGGAAAGGGTGGGTGCAGGTGATACGATAA
- a CDS encoding GIN domain-containing protein encodes MKKTVSIHISGILFHIEEDGYDRLNDYLASIHRYFATYPDSKEIISDIESRMAELFSARLTPTNQVISLHDVDQLIKKMGNVQDFQEMESELLEEGPMYGHGGEAHGTATAYEQATRTQTGTRQQTRTQRKFYRDLNRKVLGGVASGLAHYFHMDTIWMRLLFLLPPFLDWMFLPGSLTSITVISYIVLWVVVPGRRDMYEDEKIKKLYRDPENRALGGVASGISHFFGVDMVIVRILFVLGIFLGGAGILVYLVLWAIMPEARTLTERMRMQGEPVTLDNIEARIRESFQPGPDGKETVLMKILLFPFRLIATIFNSISTSGILQFLGDAIRVLTAVLLIFIGFVLIISSLGLTSGLLTIFSMDGVFINEELPLDLLRRDFPTWVSFPAVLALFVPGVALGLSGLSLLAKRSLMKPILGFTLFGIWIVSLVALSIAVPTYLNQYRTRGEFEQVETYHIPARTIVLDARESGEASWQKTELKISGYEGHDLRLVKRFSARGLNRKSAVENASMIDHQVVRRDSTLIFDQNFEFQSDALFRRQELLMELYVPYGQEFRMDPSLEPILRSTLTPAGYNTSQLATGRWVFTQDGLTCLNCEKNRADDATSASSPASDQVTGQVYDTYQDFHNISVGDMFRVYITQGDRYQVAVNAPNQDISDNIHINQQGNELEISLDNSDRWTRWRRDYDEIRVDITTPRLERLYLHGACQADVSGFTGDVLSLDMEGAPHARVEANLKRLTLDLSGASELELIGTGDELNADLSGAAQLRAHRYEVSTADLDVSGASDARVYATRRLKADASGASQIRYRGTPEDLDLDSGNISSIKRED; translated from the coding sequence ATGAAAAAGACGGTTAGCATACATATAAGCGGCATCCTTTTCCATATCGAGGAAGATGGGTACGACAGGCTGAACGACTACCTCGCTTCCATTCACCGCTATTTTGCCACCTATCCGGACAGCAAGGAAATTATTTCCGACATCGAAAGCCGGATGGCCGAGTTGTTCTCGGCGCGGCTGACGCCTACCAATCAGGTCATTTCCCTCCACGACGTCGATCAACTGATCAAGAAGATGGGCAATGTGCAGGATTTTCAGGAGATGGAAAGCGAGCTGCTGGAAGAAGGCCCGATGTACGGCCACGGCGGCGAAGCGCACGGCACGGCGACGGCCTACGAGCAGGCGACTCGCACCCAGACCGGCACGCGGCAGCAGACCCGCACGCAACGGAAATTTTACCGCGACCTGAACCGCAAAGTGTTGGGTGGCGTCGCGTCCGGGTTGGCGCATTATTTCCACATGGACACCATCTGGATGCGCCTGCTGTTCCTGTTGCCGCCGTTCCTGGACTGGATGTTCCTGCCCGGTTCGCTGACCAGCATCACGGTCATCTCCTACATTGTGCTGTGGGTGGTGGTGCCCGGCCGCCGCGACATGTACGAAGATGAAAAAATAAAAAAGCTTTATCGCGATCCTGAAAACCGCGCACTTGGCGGGGTCGCGAGCGGCATCTCCCACTTCTTCGGGGTCGACATGGTGATTGTGCGCATCCTCTTTGTGCTGGGGATTTTCCTAGGCGGCGCCGGTATTCTGGTGTATCTCGTGCTGTGGGCCATCATGCCCGAAGCGCGGACCCTGACCGAGCGCATGCGCATGCAGGGCGAGCCCGTCACGCTCGACAACATCGAAGCACGCATCCGCGAAAGCTTTCAGCCGGGCCCCGACGGCAAGGAAACGGTACTGATGAAAATTCTGCTGTTTCCGTTCCGGCTGATCGCCACCATCTTCAACAGCATTTCCACCTCGGGCATTTTGCAGTTCCTGGGAGATGCCATTCGGGTGCTGACGGCCGTGCTGCTGATCTTCATCGGCTTTGTGCTCATCATCAGTTCGCTGGGACTGACCAGCGGCTTGCTGACCATCTTCTCGATGGATGGCGTGTTCATCAACGAAGAACTGCCCCTCGACCTGCTGCGGCGCGATTTTCCGACATGGGTTTCTTTCCCGGCAGTGCTTGCACTATTTGTGCCGGGCGTAGCGTTAGGACTAAGTGGCCTGAGTCTGCTGGCCAAACGCTCACTGATGAAGCCCATTCTCGGCTTCACGCTGTTCGGCATCTGGATTGTGAGCCTGGTGGCGCTGTCCATTGCCGTTCCGACGTACCTGAATCAATACCGTACCCGTGGCGAGTTCGAACAGGTCGAAACCTACCACATTCCCGCGCGGACCATTGTGCTCGACGCACGCGAGTCGGGCGAAGCCTCCTGGCAAAAGACCGAACTGAAAATTTCGGGCTACGAAGGCCACGACCTCCGGCTGGTGAAACGGTTCTCGGCCCGCGGGCTGAACCGCAAGTCGGCCGTCGAAAACGCCTCGATGATCGACCATCAGGTGGTGCGGCGGGATTCGACCCTGATCTTTGACCAGAATTTCGAGTTTCAATCGGATGCGCTTTTCCGGCGGCAGGAACTCTTGATGGAACTATATGTGCCCTACGGGCAGGAGTTCCGCATGGACCCTTCGCTGGAGCCCATCTTGCGTAGCACACTCACGCCGGCCGGCTACAACACCTCTCAACTGGCCACCGGGCGGTGGGTATTTACCCAGGACGGCCTGACTTGCCTGAATTGCGAAAAAAATCGGGCGGACGATGCAACCTCTGCGTCATCGCCTGCATCTGATCAGGTAACCGGTCAGGTCTACGACACTTACCAGGACTTCCACAACATTTCCGTAGGCGACATGTTCCGCGTCTACATTACCCAGGGCGACCGGTATCAGGTGGCCGTCAACGCTCCCAACCAAGACATATCTGACAACATTCATATAAACCAACAAGGCAATGAACTGGAAATTTCTCTTGATAATTCTGATCGCTGGACTCGTTGGCGTCGCGATTACGACGAAATCCGCGTGGACATTACCACGCCCCGACTCGAACGTCTCTATCTCCACGGAGCATGCCAGGCCGATGTATCTGGTTTTACAGGTGATGTTCTCTCCCTCGACATGGAAGGCGCCCCTCACGCACGAGTAGAGGCCAACCTCAAGCGTCTGACCCTCGATCTGTCCGGCGCCTCGGAACTGGAACTGATCGGGACGGGCGATGAACTCAACGCCGACCTTAGCGGGGCGGCCCAGCTCCGGGCCCATCGCTACGAAGTAAGTACCGCCGATCTCGACGTATCGGGCGCTTCGGACGCCCGCGTGTACGCTACCCGCCGCCTGAAAGCCGACGCCAGCGGGGCCAGCCAGATCCGCTACCGCGGCACCCCGGAAGATCTGGATCTCGACTCGGGCAACATCAGCAGCATCAAACGGGAAGATTAA
- a CDS encoding PadR family transcriptional regulator: protein MKLENTVVQMRKGILEYCILHIISRGEVYASDMLEELTSARIMVVEGTLYPLLTRLKNAGLLEYKWIESVSGPPRKYYSLTPQGIEFLAALDENWQALVASTEQIINHTHNHRQS from the coding sequence ATGAAATTGGAAAATACGGTTGTGCAGATGCGGAAGGGTATTCTCGAGTACTGCATCCTGCACATCATCTCACGGGGCGAAGTTTACGCCTCGGACATGCTGGAAGAGTTAACCTCCGCCCGCATTATGGTGGTGGAGGGCACGCTCTATCCCCTACTAACCCGGCTGAAAAACGCCGGACTACTCGAGTACAAATGGATCGAATCGGTTTCGGGGCCGCCCCGGAAATATTACTCGCTCACGCCCCAGGGCATCGAGTTTCTGGCCGCCCTCGATGAAAACTGGCAGGCGCTGGTCGCCTCGACCGAACAGATCATCAACCATACGCACAACCATCGCCAATCATGA
- a CDS encoding PorV/PorQ family protein — translation MMKKLLPVWLIVMATAAPAWGQAVRKYSNAFLEIGVGARGLAMGGTQAALVNDVTAGYWNPAGLSRLEYKYEGALMHARYFAGIVNYDYGSFATRIDSQSVLGVSFIRFGVDDIPDTRLLFLNGSTTPNYDLIKYFSASDNAFLLSYARKDLLLKGLRLGASFKVIYRNVGNFANAWGFGLDAGAQYERKGWMLGLMVQDITSTFNAWSYNTGEVAGIQAADSANVIPENSIEITLPKMRLSLAKRFQIKEKFGVLPAVELVTTFDGQRNVLLGSSVVSVDPTIGIEFDYAQIVYLRGGVNNVQQIREFDGSDSWSMQPNFGIGIRIRNFFIDYALTDVGDVSETIYSNVFSLRAGF, via the coding sequence ATGATGAAAAAACTACTCCCTGTCTGGTTGATCGTGATGGCGACTGCGGCTCCTGCCTGGGGCCAGGCCGTCCGTAAATACAGCAATGCTTTTCTGGAAATCGGGGTCGGCGCGCGTGGCCTGGCGATGGGAGGAACGCAGGCGGCGCTGGTCAACGACGTAACGGCGGGCTATTGGAATCCGGCCGGGCTGTCGCGCCTCGAATACAAGTACGAAGGTGCACTGATGCACGCCCGCTATTTTGCCGGGATTGTCAACTATGATTACGGCAGCTTCGCCACGCGCATCGACTCGCAGAGCGTGCTGGGCGTTTCTTTCATCCGGTTCGGCGTTGACGACATTCCTGATACCCGGCTTCTGTTCCTGAACGGCTCTACTACCCCCAACTACGACCTGATCAAATACTTTTCGGCGTCGGACAATGCGTTTCTGCTGAGCTACGCCCGGAAAGACCTTCTCCTGAAGGGGCTGCGCCTGGGCGCGAGTTTTAAAGTGATTTACCGCAACGTCGGCAACTTCGCCAACGCATGGGGCTTCGGCCTCGATGCCGGGGCGCAATACGAACGCAAAGGATGGATGCTGGGCCTGATGGTGCAGGACATTACCAGCACGTTCAACGCGTGGTCGTACAATACCGGCGAGGTGGCCGGCATTCAGGCCGCCGATTCGGCCAACGTCATCCCCGAAAACTCAATCGAAATTACGCTGCCCAAAATGCGGCTGAGCCTGGCGAAACGTTTCCAGATCAAAGAAAAATTCGGCGTACTGCCGGCGGTAGAGCTGGTCACTACGTTCGACGGGCAGCGGAACGTGCTGCTGGGTTCTTCGGTGGTATCGGTCGACCCGACGATCGGCATCGAGTTCGATTACGCGCAAATCGTGTACCTGCGGGGCGGCGTCAACAACGTGCAGCAGATCCGCGAGTTCGACGGCTCCGACAGTTGGTCGATGCAACCCAACTTCGGTATTGGCATCCGCATCCGGAATTTCTTCATCGATTACGCCCTGACCGACGTGGGGGACGTATCCGAGACGATCTACTCGAACGTGTTCTCCCTACGCGCAGGATTTTAG